In the genome of Molothrus aeneus isolate 106 chromosome 5, BPBGC_Maene_1.0, whole genome shotgun sequence, one region contains:
- the SGSM3 gene encoding small G protein signaling modulator 3 isoform X1: MSGHHTPSAGGPFSALTPSIWPQEILAKYTQKEESVEQPEFRYDEFGFRVDKEADGAEPNSSKLLGVPLTEEPQQRLKWQAHLEFTHNHDVGDLTWDKIEVTLPHSDKLRSLVLAGIPHSMRPQLWMRLSGALQKKRNSEMSYRDIVKNSSNDETIAAKQIEKDLLRTMPSNACFSNMNSIGVPRLRRILRGLAWLYPDIGYCQGTGMVAASLLLFLEEEDAFWMMCAIIEELVPASYFSTTLMGVQTDQRVLRQLIVQYLPRLDKLLQEHDIELSLITLHWFLTSFASVVHIKLLLRIWDLFFYEGSLVLFQVTLGMLSMKEDELIQSENSASIFNTLSDIPSQIEDADVLLREAMRVAGSLTDVAVETQRRKHLAYLIAEQGQLLNSSTTVNNLSKIVRRRTQRRKSGITSLLFGDDDLEALKAKNIKQTELVADLREAILQVARHFQCVDPKNCIIDLTPDYSMESHQRDHENYVACSRNRRRRAKALLDFERHDDDELGFRKNDIITIISQKDEHCWVGELNGLRGWFPAKFVEILDERSKEYSIAGDDSVTEGVTDLVRGTLCPALKSIFEHGLKKPSLLGGACHPWLFIEEAASREVERDFDSVYSRLVLCKTYRLDEDGKVLTPEELLYRAVQAVNMTHDAAHAQMDVKLRSLICVGLNEQVLHLWLEVLCSSLQTVEKWFHPWSFLRSPGWVQIKCELRVLGKFAFSLSQDWELPIKREEKEKKPLKEGVQDMLVKHHLFSWDIDG; encoded by the exons CAGATGGTGCTGAGCCAAACTCCAGCAAGCTTCTGGGGGTCCCACTGACAGAGGAGCCACAGCAGAGGCTTAAGTGGCAGGCTCATCTGGAATTCACACACAACCATGATGTGGGTGACCTCACCTGGGACAAAATTGAGGTCACCCTGCCACATTCAGACAAGCTGCGCTCCCTGGTGCTCGCCGGCATCCCACATAGCATGAGGCCACAG CTGTGGATGCGCCTTTCAGGGGCTTTGCAGAAGAAGAGGAACTCAGAGATGTCGTATCGAGATATCGTGAAAAACAGCTCTAACGATGAAACCATTGCTGCCAAACAG ATTGAAAAGGACTTGCTACGCACAATGCCCAGCAACGCCTGCTTCTCCAACATGAACAGCATCGGGGTGCCACGGCTGCGCAGGATACTACGAGGACTTGCCTGGCTCTACCCAGACATTGGATATTGTCAAGGCACTGGCATG GtggctgcctctctgctgctcttcttgGAGGAGGAAGATGCCTTCTGGATGATGTGTGCTATCATTGAGGAATTGGTTCCTGCCTCCTACTTCAGCACCACCCTCATGGGCGTGCAGACAGACCAGCGTGTCCTGCGGCAGCTCATCGTGCAGTACCTGCCCCGCCTGGACAAGCTGCTACAGGAGCACGACATTG AGCTCTCCCTGATCACCTTGCACTGGTTCCTCACCTCTTTTGCTAGTGTTGTCCACATTAAGCTGCTGCTGCGTATTTGGGACCTCTTCTTCTACGAGGGCTCTCTGGTGCTGTTCCAAGTCACTTTGGGCATGCTAAGTATGAAG GAGGATGAGCTGATCCAGTCCGAGAACTCTGCCTCGATCTTCAACACACTGTCAGACATCCCGAGCCAGATCGAAGATGCGGATGTGCTGCTGCGAGAGGCCATGCGCGTGGCTGGCTCGCTGACCGACGTGGCCGTGGAGACCCAGCGCCGCAAACACCTGGCCTACCtcattgctgagcagggacagctgctcAACTCCAGCACCACTGTCAACAACCTGTCCAAA aTTGTGCGACGCAGGACTCAGCGCAGGAAATCCGGCATCACCTCTCTGCTTTTCG GGGATGATGATCTGGAGGCACTGAAAGCCAAGAACATCAAGCAGACAGAGCTGGTGGCTGACCTGCGTGAGGCCATTCTCCAGGTGGCACGGCACTTCCAGTGTGTGGATCCCAAGAACTGCATAATT GATCTGACCCCAGACTACAGCATGGAGAGCCACCAGCGGGACCACGAGAACTACGTGGCCTGTTCCCGCAACCGGCGCCGCCGAGCCAAGGCACTGCTGGATTTTGAGCGCCACGACGACGACGAGCTGGGCTTCCGCAAGAATGACATCATCACG ATCATTTCCCAGAAGGATGAACACTGTTGGGTGGGAGAGCTGAATGGACTGAGAG GTTGGTTTCCTGCAAAATTTGTGGAGATCTTGGATGAGCGGAGTAAAGAG TACTCCATCGCTGGAGATGATTCTGTCACAGAGGGAGTGACAGACTTGGTGCGCGGCacactctgtccagccttgaagTCCATATTTGAACATGGATTGAAGAAGCCATCTCTGCTGGGGGGTGCCTGCCACCCTTGGCTGTTCATTGAAGAG gctgcaaGCCGGGAAGTGGAACGGGACTTTGACTCCGTGTATTCTCGCCTTGTGCTCTGCAAGACTTACAg GCTTGATGAAGATGGCAAAGTCCTCActccagaggagctgctttACCGG gcgGTTCAGGCTGTGAACATGACACACGATGCTGCACATGCACAGATGGATGTGAAGCTTCGTTCTCTGATCTGTGTTGGACTCAA CGAGCAGGTGCTGCATTTGTGGCTGGAGGTGCTGTGCTCAAGCCTGCAGACTGTGGAGAAATGGTTCCATCCCTGGTCGTTCCTGcgcagccctggctgggtgcaGATCAAATGTGAGCTGAG AGTCCTAGGCAAATTTGCTTTTAGCCTCTCTCAGGACTGGGAGCTGCCAATAAAGAGGGAG gagaaggagaagaagccACTGAAGGAAGGGGTGCAGGACATGCTTGTGAAGCACCATCTCTTCAGCTGGGACATAGATGGGTGA
- the SGSM3 gene encoding small G protein signaling modulator 3 isoform X2 translates to MSGHHTPSAGGPFSALTPSIWPQEILAKYTQKEESVEQPEFRYDEFGFRVDKEDGAEPNSSKLLGVPLTEEPQQRLKWQAHLEFTHNHDVGDLTWDKIEVTLPHSDKLRSLVLAGIPHSMRPQLWMRLSGALQKKRNSEMSYRDIVKNSSNDETIAAKQIEKDLLRTMPSNACFSNMNSIGVPRLRRILRGLAWLYPDIGYCQGTGMVAASLLLFLEEEDAFWMMCAIIEELVPASYFSTTLMGVQTDQRVLRQLIVQYLPRLDKLLQEHDIELSLITLHWFLTSFASVVHIKLLLRIWDLFFYEGSLVLFQVTLGMLSMKEDELIQSENSASIFNTLSDIPSQIEDADVLLREAMRVAGSLTDVAVETQRRKHLAYLIAEQGQLLNSSTTVNNLSKIVRRRTQRRKSGITSLLFGDDDLEALKAKNIKQTELVADLREAILQVARHFQCVDPKNCIIDLTPDYSMESHQRDHENYVACSRNRRRRAKALLDFERHDDDELGFRKNDIITIISQKDEHCWVGELNGLRGWFPAKFVEILDERSKEYSIAGDDSVTEGVTDLVRGTLCPALKSIFEHGLKKPSLLGGACHPWLFIEEAASREVERDFDSVYSRLVLCKTYRLDEDGKVLTPEELLYRAVQAVNMTHDAAHAQMDVKLRSLICVGLNEQVLHLWLEVLCSSLQTVEKWFHPWSFLRSPGWVQIKCELRVLGKFAFSLSQDWELPIKREEKEKKPLKEGVQDMLVKHHLFSWDIDG, encoded by the exons ATGGTGCTGAGCCAAACTCCAGCAAGCTTCTGGGGGTCCCACTGACAGAGGAGCCACAGCAGAGGCTTAAGTGGCAGGCTCATCTGGAATTCACACACAACCATGATGTGGGTGACCTCACCTGGGACAAAATTGAGGTCACCCTGCCACATTCAGACAAGCTGCGCTCCCTGGTGCTCGCCGGCATCCCACATAGCATGAGGCCACAG CTGTGGATGCGCCTTTCAGGGGCTTTGCAGAAGAAGAGGAACTCAGAGATGTCGTATCGAGATATCGTGAAAAACAGCTCTAACGATGAAACCATTGCTGCCAAACAG ATTGAAAAGGACTTGCTACGCACAATGCCCAGCAACGCCTGCTTCTCCAACATGAACAGCATCGGGGTGCCACGGCTGCGCAGGATACTACGAGGACTTGCCTGGCTCTACCCAGACATTGGATATTGTCAAGGCACTGGCATG GtggctgcctctctgctgctcttcttgGAGGAGGAAGATGCCTTCTGGATGATGTGTGCTATCATTGAGGAATTGGTTCCTGCCTCCTACTTCAGCACCACCCTCATGGGCGTGCAGACAGACCAGCGTGTCCTGCGGCAGCTCATCGTGCAGTACCTGCCCCGCCTGGACAAGCTGCTACAGGAGCACGACATTG AGCTCTCCCTGATCACCTTGCACTGGTTCCTCACCTCTTTTGCTAGTGTTGTCCACATTAAGCTGCTGCTGCGTATTTGGGACCTCTTCTTCTACGAGGGCTCTCTGGTGCTGTTCCAAGTCACTTTGGGCATGCTAAGTATGAAG GAGGATGAGCTGATCCAGTCCGAGAACTCTGCCTCGATCTTCAACACACTGTCAGACATCCCGAGCCAGATCGAAGATGCGGATGTGCTGCTGCGAGAGGCCATGCGCGTGGCTGGCTCGCTGACCGACGTGGCCGTGGAGACCCAGCGCCGCAAACACCTGGCCTACCtcattgctgagcagggacagctgctcAACTCCAGCACCACTGTCAACAACCTGTCCAAA aTTGTGCGACGCAGGACTCAGCGCAGGAAATCCGGCATCACCTCTCTGCTTTTCG GGGATGATGATCTGGAGGCACTGAAAGCCAAGAACATCAAGCAGACAGAGCTGGTGGCTGACCTGCGTGAGGCCATTCTCCAGGTGGCACGGCACTTCCAGTGTGTGGATCCCAAGAACTGCATAATT GATCTGACCCCAGACTACAGCATGGAGAGCCACCAGCGGGACCACGAGAACTACGTGGCCTGTTCCCGCAACCGGCGCCGCCGAGCCAAGGCACTGCTGGATTTTGAGCGCCACGACGACGACGAGCTGGGCTTCCGCAAGAATGACATCATCACG ATCATTTCCCAGAAGGATGAACACTGTTGGGTGGGAGAGCTGAATGGACTGAGAG GTTGGTTTCCTGCAAAATTTGTGGAGATCTTGGATGAGCGGAGTAAAGAG TACTCCATCGCTGGAGATGATTCTGTCACAGAGGGAGTGACAGACTTGGTGCGCGGCacactctgtccagccttgaagTCCATATTTGAACATGGATTGAAGAAGCCATCTCTGCTGGGGGGTGCCTGCCACCCTTGGCTGTTCATTGAAGAG gctgcaaGCCGGGAAGTGGAACGGGACTTTGACTCCGTGTATTCTCGCCTTGTGCTCTGCAAGACTTACAg GCTTGATGAAGATGGCAAAGTCCTCActccagaggagctgctttACCGG gcgGTTCAGGCTGTGAACATGACACACGATGCTGCACATGCACAGATGGATGTGAAGCTTCGTTCTCTGATCTGTGTTGGACTCAA CGAGCAGGTGCTGCATTTGTGGCTGGAGGTGCTGTGCTCAAGCCTGCAGACTGTGGAGAAATGGTTCCATCCCTGGTCGTTCCTGcgcagccctggctgggtgcaGATCAAATGTGAGCTGAG AGTCCTAGGCAAATTTGCTTTTAGCCTCTCTCAGGACTGGGAGCTGCCAATAAAGAGGGAG gagaaggagaagaagccACTGAAGGAAGGGGTGCAGGACATGCTTGTGAAGCACCATCTCTTCAGCTGGGACATAGATGGGTGA